In the genome of Podospora pseudocomata strain CBS 415.72m chromosome 7, whole genome shotgun sequence, the window AACGCGGTGTTTCCAAGGTTGCGGTTGGCCATATTCTCAAAGACATATCTTCCAAGAAGTTTGAAGAGGATATCGGCCGCCATTGGAACATGATACTCCCGTTCTCTATTCCGAGAGTCTGTGTGTCTTCtggtgacgaggatgatgatattCGCAGCTTTCAACAGCTGGCAAACAGTACATTAGCCAGCTTGAAGGGAGAGGCGGACGTCAAGCTTGCTTTTGCCACGGCACAGAGAAGTTCCCCCGTCATCTCGACCCAATGTAGGTTTCTTACTTCAGTATTTCTCAGCATCCACGCTGACGCTCTCTCAGTCTGCGCCGAAGCAGCCACAGACTACTACGAGGTCGACACTGGCCACGCCCGCAAGATCCACGGCGTCGACATGCgcgacatcctccccaacttcttcgccaaAGCCGCCCAGATCTTCAACCTCCGTGACCCCTCCTCGGTCCTCACCGACCCCTTACTCCTCAACCGCGTCCTCGACTCAACCTTTGGCACCCACCAAAAGCCCCTCCTGGCCGAGTCCCTCCGAAGAAGCGGGACCGAATCCGGCAGCATCCTGCTCTCGCTCTCCCCTCACGAACGCGCAGTGTTGCTGACCCAAGCCCTCGCCGGTATCGTTCTTTTCCTACACATGCTCGCCGACAGCCAATGGCCCCACGCCGAGACGTTACCTACATCAGCCCCCTTATCACCAGGGTACACCTTTTCCacacccacaaccccccacttcccatcccactccGGCTCCATCAACACAGACCTCAGCCAGCGGCAAATCTCGCGCGAGCTGGAGGACCTCCGGCTCGGGACGGGAAAGTCCATCCTGCTCGACACGATCGAGTCCTCGTCCATCTTCACCGAGTGTCAGCTGAAGCAGGACATCTCCGAGCTGATCCTCAAGGCGGTCACGCTGGCGGAAAAGTCAGAGATCACCGGCGCGGGGGAGAATAACTACCGGTTTGCGTACCATCAGCATCATGACGCCATGTTCTTAGAGGGAGGCTacgggggtgatgaggatggggtggggaagggggcggcGATGGGAGATAGCTTGAGCGCGGCCGACATGATTAGGGATATGTCCATGACGTTTGTGAATGATAACAATGAGCTCAGGGAAGggacggcgggggaggggaaggtgaagCTGGCGTGTGGGTTGACGATTTTGCCTTTGAACTGATTTTGTGAAGAAGGGGTTCTTTATTGGGGGTGTGGGTTTGGGCTTTGGGATGGTATTACATCGCAATGGCGTTTCTTTTGTGGGGTTTGGATAGGGTTTAACGGTACATACATCCCTGAGACTAGTTTCGTTTCATACATTCAAAGGAGTTTTGTGACTCAAACTGGTGTCAAGAGAAAAGGTACCTTGGTCCATCAGTGGCTCGCAGTGAAGCTCACTGTCATTCATCTCATGAAAATATATACACTGATCTGAACATCCTCCATATACACTGCACTTTTCGCGCTTCCCTTCCACCACTcctgccatcatcatctcacATCCCTGGGCTATCCCATCCATTCAGTCTTCCCTCTGCATTTAGCAAGTGTTGATCATGCTGGTAAGAGCGCTCTTCTCAGCGCTGGTGATGCTCAGACCATAAGAGTACTTGACGGCGACCCAGCTCTTGGCGTAGGTGCAGTAGAAGCTGGTGAGGGGGGGCTTCCACGAGTCGGGGCTCTTGTCGCTCTTTGCCTGGTTGACGTTGTCGGTGACGGCCCACAgctggggggtgttgaggtcgTTGGCGAACTGGGTCCGCTTGGCGGCGGTCCACTGGTAGGCGCCCGAGATCCAGGCGTTCTTGAGGGGGACCATGTGGTCAATGTCGACGTCGGAGGCGGCAGTCCAGGTCGCGCCGTCAAAGGGAGAATACCATGTTCCCGAGGTGGAGGCGCAAGCCGAGTTGGTGACGACGTTGGTGCCGTCACGCTTGAGGACGGTCTCGCTGTGGAAGGGTCAGTATACCTTGATCAAACATGAAGGGTCGAACCGCGTTGAGATGGTGCCTACCGAGTGTTGCAAGCGCCTGAAACGGTGTTCCAGTGAGGGAAGAGGTCACGGTTGTAACCGCCGTTGTCATAGTTGGCCTTGACAGTCAAGGCGTTGAGCTGGGTCTGGGCAGTAGACTTGGAGGGGATTCCAGGCTGTTGTTCTTGTCAGTTGTCTTCTCTTTTCATGGCAGAGACCATCAACATACAGGAGCAGGGGCGGGCATGGGGATGGCAGACGCCACCACCGCGAGGACCGAAGCGAGGAAGAAAGACTTCATGTTGACTGATGGAATGCTGGAAACTGAGAGATAGATTAAATGCAGGAACCGGTGGACAGCGGGATGATGCAGTGTGAATCTCTTCCCGAATCTCAGGAACCACGAGGCCCTCTATATACTCTTCAGATGCCACAATGAGACACGGCCGATCTCCCTCGGTACCTTTGGACATTTTCCACATTTTCGTAGGGATCCCGAGTCGCGAGGGCACAGCAGCTGTCGCTGCTTCGCTGACTTCCCGCATCCCGATGTATGCTCAGGACCAATCCACAGTCATAAGAACtccaaaatcatcaacatGTTACCCCATGGCTCGCGGTACGTGTTACACCCCAGACGGGACCGTGTTCCCTTTCTGGAAGGCGATTGGGGGTTTATGGTCGATCGCCCAAAGTCTTAGCACATATCCCAAGTACCACCAATTGTCTCAGATGTAATTCAGACCTATCCCGGCGGACCTGTAAGATCCAAGAAACCCCACAGAGGGGGGCTCTCCCTCAGCTGCgcccaactccaacctcttcccagTGGTAACCAATATCGATATTGTCCACCCCTGTTCATCCCAACTGtgcaacccctcccccctcccccaagtcAGTCTAGACTTGACATCCAGTCAAGATGCAAGATAAGCCCACGTCGGGAAGGttgtgggggggggggaggagatccagaaaaaaaaaagattctACGGCTCTTATCAAGGGTCCGATAACCCCTGGCATCCCCCCGCAATCTTGGTGCTCCAACTGCCATCCATGATGCATCACCAACTGCCTATTCAGGAACTGCCGAGCGGGAACCAATGGAGccccaaaccaccaatcACCCTCCTATGCAGCACAACGTTGCCGCGAGTGGTAATCTTTTTTGTCTCCCATTTCCCACTTCCCGCCGAACGGCGAGCGGAAAAAGAAACACCAACCAGAAAGCCATGCGGGAAATTCCCTCGCCAAGACCACGCCTTCACCTGCAGCATGCACGAGATGCCGGACTAGGTCTCGTCGGACGGGATTGCCAAGCTTGACTTAAGAGATTCAACGTGGTAGAGAAAGCACGAGCTGTAAAGATAGGCTGCTGTTCGTAGACTGATCTGCTATCACAAGCCACGTTTTTGTTAtcttgatggctgctgggcACGGAGACATTTGGGCACTTGGGTGATAGCTGACGACGCAGGTACGCAAGatacaccccccccctccccaacttGCTATGAATAGATTACCTAGCTACAGATCAAAGATAAGCATCATACAAAAGACGGAGCCCGCCGTATAACGAAATAGAAATTCGTGGAGGTGGCCGACACAACCATCACTTTGGCACCGTgatcccatcaccacctgcAACTGGACCGACGACCCCTGGTTGAGCCCCCCCGCTGCTGGCATCGCCATCACTTTCATCATTCTTAGCTTCGCCAACCCCTGTTGGCATGCCGCCGTCCTCGGGAGTCTTGGGTGCGGTCGTGGACCCGGTATCGGACGACTTCTTGGACGCAAACAAGTTGATTCTCGTGGGTATCGACATGCTGGGCATCGAAGGCATACTGGGCATGCCGACACTGGGCATGGTCGGCATCGACATCTTGGGCATCTCAACCGATGGTAGTTTCGACGGCAGATACGACCGCAGAGTGGTGCTCGTTTCTTGAGCAACGCCGAACAGATGCCGCAGATAggccttcttttgctcgCTAGCCTCGGTCTTTTCCCCGCCCTCGTTGCCGTCCAAGTCATCCGGTAGAGGGACCAGCGTGGCGGCCGCGGCGATGTCGATGGGCGATTCATCAGGGACATCGTCGTCTACCGTCTCTtggtcctcctcgcctgTGGCTATctcaaccgcctcctcggGTGGTTTCGctactccctcctcatcgacgGCTTTAGCAATCTCCTGCGTCTCTTCCGACTCAGCCGGGATGGGCTCTGCAAACTTTGGATCGTCCCAGATCTCGGCATCATCATTGAACCAGTTGATAACAAGCTGTGCGGCGTCGTTGGTCATCTTCTCATACTCCTGGTTCTTATCAGGTTTGAAAAGGTTGATGTGTGCTACAATCTCGTCTTTGGCCCCTTCGATAACATGTCTCGTGAACAGATGTTCCGCCGGGTGGTCTTTGGTCGGTATGGCACAGAATGTTCGCTCCGGCACGAAGTAGCCTCCGCTCCATTTCCCATTTTCGCCGAGAGACGCAAACACATCCGAAAAGCCGACCCCCCTCAGGGAAGCGAGCCGCTCGAGTCGACGATTGAGCTCATTCTGCTTCAGCAGAGAGCCTACAAAGGTGAAGTGGTCCGACAGGTACGCAAAGGACTCGCCAATGTTGCCCCTGTTGACGTACGCGAGCCCCTGGCCGAGCGCATCAACGGACTGCTGGTAGCCCTGGATCACGTCCTCCTTGGTCAGGCTCCGCACCGTACGCATGCCCTCGATGATCTTTTTGCGGTGCATGTAGGCGGCCACTCCGCCAGCAGCAATGACGCCGACGGTTCCCGTGCGCATGGCGATGAGCTGCCAGGCCTTCCACGCGGGGCTGGACGATCTCTTGACGATGCGGCCTGTAGCAACGCCAACGGCACGTTTGGAGGCGAGGCGTGAGAGGGTGGCTGGTGCGGCAGCCGAGAGAGCCGTCATGACGTTGAACACATTGCTCACTTTCTGGTAGTTGGAAAAGGCGCCGTAGACAAACATGGAACGCGCAAGGCCGTTGTAGGGCGTGTCGAATGCGAGTATGCCTTGAATCAGGGGAAATATGGGACCGGACGCGTTCTCGTCTTGTCGTCGTTCATCGAGGATGCGGAAGAGGCAGTCGCTGGCGACAAAGCCACTGTAGTTGGTTGTGTGAGCAGGTATGCAGGCCACGAAGATACGATGATAGAACATACCCCATGGAATGAGCCACCAGAATAACACCAACGCTACGATCGTTGGGCGGCCATGGATTGTCGAGATGGGTCTTGCGCAAGTCCATCACGCGCTCCTTGAGCCTATCAAGGGGTTAGTCTTGGCACCTGGCGTGTCGCGTCGTGGTCGACATACCATTCCAGAAAGGCAGCGGTGCTTTGCGCAAGCTCGCCTTTGGTCTCATATTTGGGATAGACAACAGAGGCAACCTCGTGATCCGgtaggttgttggtgatgatatcTTGGAGGTGTTTGGGGAAGTTGCCAAACGTGTCGTCGTCTCCCTTGAGTCGCGCGCGATGCGTCCATCAGCTTTGAAAACAGCAATAGAAGATTTCGAAGTTCAAAGAAATGGGGCACTGACCTTGAAGCCGTGAATAAAACAAAGCAGTAAAATCCTCTTCATTGCGATAGCAGAGCTTTAGATAAAAGAGAGACGGTAATACTGATGTGTCTCCGAGATGCCAAAAAAGATGTTGCAGGATGAAAGTGGATCAGAGTTCCAGCTCCCGCAAGCGAAGAGACAGTTTCTTTCCTCTCAGTCCTGAGTCCCATTTCAGGTTTCTGGCATTCTGCTCTAAAAGATGGCAGTCGCATCCAGGGTCGAGTGGCGTTTTATGCCGCGTTTGCAGGAGCTACCCATCAGAGaaaaaggtggtggtgcaaaTACGTCATCTTTCACGTCATGCGCGCACCAAGTTACCACCAGCTTCAACTTCATTCAATGAACAACAACTTGAACACAGATAAACAGCACTTGCGATGGCTTCATTTAAAATGTTTTTATTCTTGTTTTTGATCATATCATGAATTCGTCAACCCATAAATCATACCCGTGTGCTTTTGATCTACCACCATTCCCATTTCCATTGCCGTGATTGTCCTTTTTTCTCCCATCGTATACCTTTGCGTGTCCTCATTCATCACTGTTCA includes:
- a CDS encoding hypothetical protein (COG:S; EggNog:ENOG503NYID), yielding MKSFFLASVLAVVASAIPMPAPAPPGIPSKSTAQTQLNALTVKANYDNGGYNRDLFPHWNTVSGACNTRETVLKRDGTNVVTNSACASTSGTWYSPFDGATWTAASDVDIDHMVPLKNAWISGAYQWTAAKRTQFANDLNTPQLWAVTDNVNQAKSDKSPDSWKPPLTSFYCTYAKSWVAVKYSYGLSITSAEKSALTSMINTC
- a CDS encoding hypothetical protein (EggNog:ENOG503P1HK); amino-acid sequence: MKRILLLCFIHGFKGDDDTFGNFPKHLQDIITNNLPDHEVASVVYPKYETKGELAQSTAAFLEWLKERVMDLRKTHLDNPWPPNDRSVGVILVAHSMGGFVASDCLFRILDERRQDENASGPIFPLIQGILAFDTPYNGLARSMFVYGAFSNYQKVSNVFNVMTALSAAAPATLSRLASKRAVGVATGRIVKRSSSPAWKAWQLIAMRTGTVGVIAAGGVAAYMHRKKIIEGMRTVRSLTKEDVIQGYQQSVDALGQGLAYVNRGNIGESFAYLSDHFTFVGSLLKQNELNRRLERLASLRGVGFSDVFASLGENGKWSGGYFVPERTFCAIPTKDHPAEHLFTRHVIEGAKDEIVAHINLFKPDKNQEYEKMTNDAAQLVINWFNDDAEIWDDPKFAEPIPAESEETQEIAKAVDEEGVAKPPEEAVEIATGEEDQETVDDDVPDESPIDIAAAATLVPLPDDLDGNEGGEKTEASEQKKAYLRHLFGVAQETSTTLRSYLPSKLPSVEMPKMSMPTMPSVGMPSMPSMPSMSIPTRINLFASKKSSDTGSTTAPKTPEDGGMPTGVGEAKNDESDGDASSGGAQPGVVGPVAGGDGITVPK
- a CDS encoding hypothetical protein (EggNog:ENOG503P00V), whose amino-acid sequence is MTTELQVDSEVTLSPPSTFLSPCSKFRILVLGNPEATKQELFSKVFGVELEKRLVSDTFDPKHNIESELDLQGQNDRLAVHASPNFLNGDQRNYNRVLEFLSRRSASADYTEHVHMIWYCVSTSEEDRCISDLEKHFFTQDITSVHVPVVLVYTKYDEFVSRVMLEWMKGAGSTERGVSKVAVGHILKDISSKKFEEDIGRHWNMILPFSIPRVCVSSGDEDDDIRSFQQLANSTLASLKGEADVKLAFATAQRSSPVISTQFCAEAATDYYEVDTGHARKIHGVDMRDILPNFFAKAAQIFNLRDPSSVLTDPLLLNRVLDSTFGTHQKPLLAESLRRSGTESGSILLSLSPHERAVLLTQALAGIVLFLHMLADSQWPHAETLPTSAPLSPGYTFSTPTTPHFPSHSGSINTDLSQRQISRELEDLRLGTGKSILLDTIESSSIFTECQLKQDISELILKAVTLAEKSEITGAGENNYRFAYHQHHDAMFLEGGYGGDEDGVGKGAAMGDSLSAADMIRDMSMTFVNDNNELREGTAGEGKVKLACGLTILPLN